Within the Herbaspirillum sp. RTI4 genome, the region ATTTCCAGAATCGATTGCATATGAATTTCATTCAAGTTAAGTGCAAATATTTATCGTTTGAATCATATTGTAATTTACTTGACCATACTATTCTTTCCTTACGAATACGGAGTCGGTCATGGCACTTGCACACATCCTGGGGTTTCCGCGCATAGGCGCGCAGCGTGAATTGAAGAGGGCGATGGAAGCTTTCTGGCGCGGCGACATCGACGAAACCGCCTTGCGTGCCACCGGCAGCGCCCTGCGCGAGCGTCACTGGCAGGCGCAGGCCGATGCCGGACTCGATTTTGTCACCGTCGGCGATTTTGCCTGGTACGACCAGATTGCCGGCATGCTGGCGCTGCTGGGAGCGATTCCGGCGCGCTTCGGTGTCGATCCGCGTCAACTGACGCTGACCGGCTACTACGCACTGGCACGCGGCGACCAGACCCATTTCGCGATGGAAATGACCAAATGGTTCGATACCAATTACCACTATCTGGTGCCGGAATGGACGCCGGGTCTGCGTTTCGACGGCGGCGTCGATTGGCTGTTTGAAGAAATCGCGCAAGCGCAGGCGCTCGGCCATAAGGTCAAGGTGGCGCTGACCGGCCCGCTGACCTTGCTGTATCAGGGCAAAATTAAATCCAGCCTGACGCACAAGCTGGACTTGCTGCAACCGCTGGTCGAGGGCTACCGGACGTTGCTGGCGCGACTGAAAACCTGCGGCGTCGAATGGGTGCAAATCGATGAACCGATGCTGGCGCTGGAGCTGGAGCAGGAATGGGTCGCGGCGTTCGCGCCCACTTACGCCGCGCTCAGCGAGGTCGCCCCCTCGCTGCTGCTGGCGACCTATTTCGACGAAGTCAGCGACCATGCCGCCTTGCTGCGCGAATTACCGGTGGCCGGCGTCCATCTCGATCTGGTGCGCGGCGCGGCGCAATTGCCAGCGTTTGCCGCCGACTGGCCGCAGGACAAAGTCTTATCCGTCGGCCTGATCGATGGCCGTAACATCTGGCGCGCCGATCTGGATGCGGCGCTGGCGGTGCTGCAACCCTTGCAAGCCGCGCTTGGCGACCGTCTCTGGATCAGCGCCAGTTGCTCGCTGCTGCATGTGCCGGTCGATCTGGCGCAGGAAAACCAGCTCGATCCCGAACTCAAAAGCTGGCTGGCGTTTGCCATGCAAAAGCTGGACGAAATCGCGGTGCTGAAACAGGCCGTCAACGGCCAGTCGGCTAAGGCCGAAGTCGTCTCCTCGGTTGCCGCCAGCCTGAGCGCGGCGCGTATCGCTCAGGCGCAGCGACAGGCTTCCACCCGCATCCACAATCGACTGGTGCAACAGCGCTTGCAAACCGTCACGGCGGCGCAGGCAGAGCGCGGCGCTGACTTTGCCACCCGCATCGTCCAACAACAGGCGCGCTGGGAATTACCGGCCTTTCCCACCACGACTATCGGTTCCTTCCCGCAAACGGCCGATATCCGCAA harbors:
- the metE gene encoding 5-methyltetrahydropteroyltriglutamate--homocysteine S-methyltransferase, which encodes MALAHILGFPRIGAQRELKRAMEAFWRGDIDETALRATGSALRERHWQAQADAGLDFVTVGDFAWYDQIAGMLALLGAIPARFGVDPRQLTLTGYYALARGDQTHFAMEMTKWFDTNYHYLVPEWTPGLRFDGGVDWLFEEIAQAQALGHKVKVALTGPLTLLYQGKIKSSLTHKLDLLQPLVEGYRTLLARLKTCGVEWVQIDEPMLALELEQEWVAAFAPTYAALSEVAPSLLLATYFDEVSDHAALLRELPVAGVHLDLVRGAAQLPAFAADWPQDKVLSVGLIDGRNIWRADLDAALAVLQPLQAALGDRLWISASCSLLHVPVDLAQENQLDPELKSWLAFAMQKLDEIAVLKQAVNGQSAKAEVVSSVAASLSAARIAQAQRQASTRIHNRLVQQRLQTVTAAQAERGADFATRIVQQQARWELPAFPTTTIGSFPQTADIRKARAAYKRGEIGHLDYLARMREEIRLVVGKQEELGLDVLVHGEPERNDMVEYFGEQLWGYAFTSHGWVQSYGSRCVKPPLIYGDVYRPEAMTVGWSSFAQSLTDKPMKGMLTGPVTMLQWSFVRDDQPRATTALQIALALRDEVCDLERAGIGMIQIDEPAFREGLPLKARDWQAYLDWAVRAFRVTASGVADDTQIHTHMCYSEFNDILPWIAAMDADVITIETSRSDMELLDGFGRFNYPNDIGPGVYDIHSPRIPQVADMVRLMQKARGVLPDRQLWINPDCGLKTRNWPETYAALANMVSAARQLRATLPAAAQEGEPERRSKMA